One Gossypium hirsutum isolate 1008001.06 chromosome A11, Gossypium_hirsutum_v2.1, whole genome shotgun sequence genomic window carries:
- the LOC107940515 gene encoding putative disease resistance RPP13-like protein 1 produces the protein MSAIGEAALSGFLELLWGRLLDSALNFVADHKQLRQQLSQWKSILPDIQAVLDDAEEKQIKNRGVKNWLEDLQDLAYDVDDILDDFAYEELSLKLQKTQAQASTSKIQKLIPTCFTGTSFNPKATSFLFKNTMIPKVKDITDRLNSLATRRSNLGLSEILSQAATSKGKQTGLQPTSVMDEAVEYVGRNKEKQEMIELLKGNNSDGVSVLSIVGMGGVGKTTLAQLVYNDTTINEFFDHKAWVCVSDDFDAIKITKEILQSITSEPCAYSDLNLLQVKLKEKLFRKKFLLVLDDIWNDSYNDWTILRSPFGVGTRIIVTTRLQNVSSNVNPVKAFFLDKLPHDDCLSILTQHALNAINFSGHLQLKEVGEKIVIRCNGLPLAAKAIGSLLRTAKDHGEWERIYESEIWDLLEDQCGIIPALRLSYHHLPSHLKRCFAYCSLLPKDYEFEEEEMILLWRAEGFLLQEVKLRTKDLGNQYFQDLVSRSFFQISNKDKSRFVMHDLINDLAQLVAGEICSKLEGDKKQKFSIRTRHSSYVASEYETVKKFEVFDKANSLRTFLPFVFPSYYQEFYITNVMLVDLLPRLGYLRVLSLCGYHITELPDVLEKLKQLHYLKFSYTKIKCLPDSLCTLYHLETLLLKSCYKLQKLPSKMENVVNLQYLDISGASLIERMPVGIGSLINLQRLSDFIIGEGDGHHIRELKYLLSLGGSFRLSGLENVNGEDAVDAKLNEKQGIDRLVLQWGTDFKKDTRNNEIEEWVLNSLCPSKKLEHLVIQNYGGAKFCTWITDSSFKNMLSLELRNCKNCKSVPSIGRLPFLKDLLIGGLDEVNNIGVELFGENQSNAFPSLETLCFEGMPNLEEWDPCEGDEQASKFPNLHKLSIRECPQLLGRLPTILQSLQKLEIRKCRRLIVSISNFPLLLELRVEGCGELVDEGSSTEEVTSLKSVSLSDISMFNISTEWMMLRFANSEDFNIFGWKKLESLSQNGLGLVGHRFIEIYDCPQLVCLETEDERLQLDKIPDVEYLRIRKCRRLKRLPKVLHSFTYLTRMRLERCSNFVSFGESNFPPALKKLEIWGCMNLQYLVDKKENNKSMSSDTCLLEHLDILLCPSLIWLSSRGDICNPLQHLEVSSCSKLGSLFLNAKLPVMLKHLHIWKCPMLECIAQDFHETTYLESIFIWGGQNIKSLPQGLDKLTHLEKIQLDGFSSLVSFEESGLPTTNLKAFSISNCENFVALPDCINNFPFLQKLKVCECSAAIPFPEKGFPTNLTSLEISNVPKIYTSLVEWGLNRLSSLQQLTISGAGCSNVVSFPEEGIGKALPLSLTFICIREFENLEFTCSKGFHHLTSLQELQFSNCPKLASLPEKDKLLLKQWLACSNHMFYYYYYYYYY, from the exons ATGTCTGCCATTGGGGAGGCTGCCCTTTCAGGGTTTTTGGAGCTGTTGTGGGGCAGGTTGCTCGACTCTGCACTCAACTTTGTTGCTGATCACAAGCAACTCCGCCAGCAGCTGAGCCAGTGGAAGTCCATATTGCCAGATATCCAGGCAGTGCTGGATGATGCCGAGGAGAAGCAGATCAAGAACAGGGGTGTGAAGAATTGGTTGGAGGATCTCCAAGACTTGGCTTACGATGTGGATGACATCTTGGATGACTTCGCTTATGAAGAGTTATCTCTCAAGCTCCAAAAAACTCAAGCTCAAGCCAGCACTAGTAAGATACAGAAACTCATTCCTACCTGTTTTACTGGTACTAGTTTCAATCCCAAGGCGACTTCTTTTCTGTTCAAGAATACCATGATTCCCAAGGTGAAGGACATCACTGATAGACTGAATAGTTTGGCTACTCGAAGAAGTAATTTGGGGTTGAGTGAGATCCTGTCTCAAGCTGCAACCTCCAAGGGAAAGCAAACCGGGCTGCAACCAACTTCCGTAATGGATGAAGCCGTGGAGTATGTAGGTAGAAACAAGGAGAAGCAAGAAATGATTGAGTTGCTCAAAGGTAATAACTCTGACGGAGTTTCAGTCCTTTCCATTGTCGGCATGGGAGGGGTGGGTAAAACAACTCTTGCTCAACTTGTTTACAATGATACCACCATCAACGAGTTTTTTGATCACAAAGCCTGGGTATGCGTTTCTGATGACTTTGATGCAATTAAAATAACAAAGGAAATTTTACAGTCCATCACTTCTGAGCCATGTGCTTACAGTGACTTAAATTTACTTCAAGTTAAGCTGAAGGAGAAGTTGTTCCGGAAAAAGTTCTTGCTTGTTCTAGATGACATTTGGAACGATAGTTACAATGATTGGACCATCTTACGGTCTCCGTTTGGAGTAGGGACCAGGATCATTGTAACCACTCGGCTTCAAAATGTTTCATCCAATGTGAATCCAGTGAAAGCCTTTTTCTTGGATAAATTACCGCATGATGATTGCTTATCCATATTAACACAACATGCTCTAAATGCAATAAATTTTAGTGGACATCTCCAACTTAAAGAAGTTGGGGAGAAAATAGTGATAAGGTGCAATGGCTTACCTTTGGCCGCAAAAGCCATCGGAAGCTTACTACGCACGGCTAAAGATCACGGAGAATGGGAAAGAATATATGAGAGCGAGATATGGGACTTACTAGAAGATCAGTGTGGCATAATTCCAGCTTTGCGATTAAGCTACCATCACCTTCCATCGCATTTGAAACGATGCTTTGCATATTGCTCTTTACTTCCgaaagattatgaatttgagGAAGAAGAAATGATCTTGCTATGGAGAGCAGAGGGTTTCTTGCTACAAGAAGTTAAACTTCGAACTAAAGATCTTGGAAATCAATATTTTCAAGATCTAGTGTCGAGGTCATTTTTTCAGATATCTAATAAAGATAAATCCCGATTTGTAATGCATGACCTTATCAATGATTTAGCTCAACTAGTTGCAGGAGAGATATGCTCCAAATTGGAAGGTGACAAGAAACAGAAGTTCTCAATTCGCACTCGACATTCTTCTTATGTTGCCAGCGAGTACGAGACAGtgaaaaagtttgaagtatttgataaaGCGAATTCTTTACGCACTTTTCTACCTTTTGTGTTTCCAAGTTATTATCAGGAGTTTTATATAACTAATGTTATGCTGGTTGATTTGTTGCCAAGACTTGGCTACTTAAGAGTGCTGTCGTTGTGTGGGTATCACATCACTGAATTGCCTgatgttttagaaaaattaaagcaGCTTCACTACTTAAAATTTTCTTACACCAAAATCAAATGTCTACCTGATTCTTTGTGTACTCTTTACCATTTGGAAACTTTATTGTTAAAAAGTTGTTACAAGCTTCAAAAGCTACCCTCGAAGATGGAAAATGTTGTCAACCTGCAATATCTTGATATCAGCGGTGCTAGCTTAATAGAAAGGATGCCTGTTGGAATTGGTTCGCTAATTAATCTTCAAAGGTTATCCGATTTCATTATAGGGGAAGGTGATGGACATCATATCAGAGAATTAAAATATTTGCTAAGCCTCGGAGGTAGTTTTCGTCTTTCTGGATTGGAGAACGTTAATGGTGAAGATGCAGTGGATGCCAAGTTAAATGAGAAACAAGGGATTGATCGGTTGGTATTGCAATGGGGTACAGACTTTAAGAAAGATACAAGGAACAATGAAATTGAAGAATGGGTGTTAAACTCTCTTTGTCCTTCGAAAAAGCTTGAGCATCTTGTAATTCAGAATTATGGTGGTGCAAAATTCTGTACTTGGATAACAGATTCTTCCTTCAAGAATATGTTGTCATTGGAGCTTCGCAACTGTAAAAATTGCAAATCAGTACCATCAATTGGAAGGTTGCCATTCTTGAAAGATCTTTTAATTGGTGGTTTGGATGAGGTAAACAATATTGGAGTTGAGTTGTTCGGAGAAAATCAATCGAATGCATTTCCATCATTAGAGACTTTGTGTTTTGAGGGTATGCCAAACCTGGAGGAGTGGGACCCATGTGAAGGTGATGAGCAAGCTTCGAAATTCCCCAACCTTCATAAGCTTTCAATCAGAGAATGTCCTCAATTGTTGGGAAGGCTGCCAACCATTCTTCAATCCTTGCAGAAACTTGAAATCCGTAAGTGCAGGAGATTGATTGTTTCGATTTCAAATTTTCCTTTGCTGCTTGAATTAAGAGTTGAAGGGTGTGGAGAATTAGTTGATGAAGGCTCTTCTACAGAGGAGGTTACCTCTTTAAAAAGTGTGTCTCTTTCAGACatttcaatgtttaatatttcaaCAGAGTGGATGATGTTGAGATTTGCAAACTCAGAAGACTTTAACATCTTTGGTTGGAAGAAGTTGGAATCTTTATCACAAAATGGGTTAGGATTAGTAGGGCATCGTTTCATTGAAATTTATGATTGTCCCCAACTGGTCTGTCTGGAAACAGAGGATGAGAGATTGCAACTTGACAAGATACCGGATGTTGAATATCTGAGAATAAGAAAATGTAGAAGGCTCAAGAGACTACCAAAAGTCTTGCATTCTTTCACATATCTTACAAGAATGAGACTTGAGAGGTGTTCAAACTTTGTTTCTTTTGGAGAGAGTAACTTCCCCCCTGCTTTAAAAAAGCTAGAGATTTGGGGGTGCATGAATTTGCAATATTTAgttgataaaaaagaaaataataagagTATGAGCAGTGACACTTGTCTTCTTGAGCACTTAGACATACTATTATGCCCATCTCTAATATGGTTATCATCAAGGGGTGATATATGCAATCCGCTTCAACATCTGGAAGTTAGCAGTTGTTCAAAGCTAGGTAGCTTATTTTTGAATGCCAAGTTACCCGTAATGCTTAAACATCTACATATTTGGAAGTGTCCAATGTTAGAATGCATAGCCCAAGACTTCCATGAAACTACTTATCTCGAAAGCATTTTTATCTGGGGTGGTCAAAATATTAAATCATTACCCCAAGGATTAGACAAGCTCACCCATCTTGAGAAGATTCAACTTGATGGTTTTTCAAGTCTGGTTTCATTTGAAGAAAGTGGGTTGCCCACCACAAATCTCAAAGCTTTCTCGATTTccaattgtgaaaattttgtagcACTTCCCGACTGCATCAACAATTTCCCCTTCCTTCAGAAATTAAAGGTTTGTGAGTGTTCGGCTGCCATACCTTTTCCAGAAAAGGGTTTCCCTACTAACCTCACATCACTTGAAATCTCAAACGTACCCAAAATTTATACATCACTTGTTGAATGGGGATTAAACAGACTCTCTTCTCTTCAACAACTCACCATCAGCGGTGCTGGATGCTCAAATGTGGTGTCATTTCCAGAAGAAGGGATAGGAAAGGCGCTGCCTCTTTCTCTCACCTTTATCTGCATCCGCGAGTTTGAGAATCTGGAATTCACGTGCTCCAAGGGATTTCACCACCTCACCTCTCTTCAAGAATTACAGTTCAGTAATTGTCCTAAGCTCGCATCTCTTCCGGAAAAAGATAAGCTTctattgaagcaatggttagcatgtagcaatcacatgttttattattattattattattattatta ttga